A stretch of DNA from Candidatus Desulfatibia profunda:
ATCTTGCGGCAAGATTACCGGAAATATTGAAAAGGACCGCCAGTGTGTCCGCGATGCCATGGCCAAAATTAAGGAGTTTGACGGCATCACCGGAAAGATGACCTTTACCGAAGACGGCGACCCGATCAAATGTGCTGTTATCGTTAAAATCAGTGAAAAGGGTGAATTCGAGTTTTATAAATCCATCTGCCCGTAAGAAAATAAAACAAGACCTCAATTGAGCGAAAAGGGTAACAGACCGTAATTTTGATTCTTTTGATATTTGTCAGCATTTTGTTTACGCTCAATTGAGGTAAGATTAAGTAGGTTAAAGATAAGGCGGGCCAGGGCTATTAAGCCTTGAGCCCGCCTTTTGAATGATCATGGAAAGAGCTCGATGACATATTTCCTCCAGAATTTGGTCAACGCCTTGCAATGGGGCAGCTTCTACGCCCTCATTGCCCTGGGTTATTCCATGGTATACGGCATCCTGATGCTTTTCAATTTTGCTCACGGCGATATTTTCATGGTAGGGGCTTACATCGGTTTCGGTGTAGCCACCGGCCTGGCGGCACTGGCCTCCCTGGGTGCGATTGCTTTGCCCAACTGGTTGATCCTGGTATTGACCATTATCATCTCCATGTTTTTGACTTCCCTAATGGGCATGCTGGTTGAAAGGGTGGGGTACCGGCCTTTGAGAGAAGCGCCGCGAGCCTCGGCTGCAATTACCGGTTTGATGATCGGGATTATCCTTGAGACCGGGAATCTGGCCTTGCTGGGCGCCAGGCGCATCAGCTTTCCTTCCCTGGTTAAATCCACTACCTACAACCTTGGCGGCGTGTACGTTACCAACAAGAAGATTATGATTGTCGGCGTATCCTTGATGCTGATGCTGGCCTTGCATCAGTTTGTGCGCCGGACCAAGTGGGGGATGGCCATGCGGGCCATGGCTTTTGACCATGTCGTGGTTCCGCTGATGGGGGTGTCGATAAACACGATCGCTGCCATGACGTTTGCGATTGGCTCGGCCTTGGCGGCCGCTGCGGGGATACTCTTTGGAGTCGCCTATCCTGTTCTGGATCCTTACATGGGAATTGTCTTCGGGTGGAAGGCTTTTGTGGCTGCAATCTTAGGCGGAAGAGGTTCTATACTGGGCGCCACCATGGCCGGATTCCTGCTGGGTTTCATCGAAATATTTGTGGCCATGATTTTCCCTTCGACACTTCGAGATCTGATCGCAT
This window harbors:
- a CDS encoding branched-chain amino acid ABC transporter permease, which codes for MTYFLQNLVNALQWGSFYALIALGYSMVYGILMLFNFAHGDIFMVGAYIGFGVATGLAALASLGAIALPNWLILVLTIIISMFLTSLMGMLVERVGYRPLREAPRASAAITGLMIGIILETGNLALLGARRISFPSLVKSTTYNLGGVYVTNKKIMIVGVSLMLMLALHQFVRRTKWGMAMRAMAFDHVVVPLMGVSINTIAAMTFAIGSALAAAAGILFGVAYPVLDPYMGIVFGWKAFVAAILGGRGSILGATMAGFLLGFIEIFVAMIFPSTLRDLIAYSIILLILAFRPHGFFGEPYSARLRL